atccaatccaataatataaggaaaatctgagggttaactagtgatgtcacggttaatttggggcattgtcgttcataattcaatgaaggaataactggaaattgattcatatgcataaatatcatgtgtagagaaagaacccttagctagcttcccatccattcatttccgtcaaatccatatttacaatttgttttgtttccaagtattcattttagtttaaattcgtccaaatccaattcccccctatttcgttgaagtcttagtcttaatctttcttatttttagttttgctttcttcgagcattaaatagtgttttatattgtgtttttatgtttttaagtcaatttagaaggttttagcaagccctcctaatccccggtctagaacgatccctcacttatccattctactacaattgtcaaacgagggtttaatttgagtgtcaagtaaatctcgcatcaactgGCATGGTCGTACTGCCGCTTGAATCAGCATCgaagagtagggactctgagtatttcctcagACTTTCCCCTCTTGGTGCCCTTAgtgaggctagggtgatcacaggctcgtgccttaggtgctcttgttcctttgacagagttaatgcaggggtggaagccgcggcaaaaagGGCTCTTACCTTACTTCGGGTTGTGaagcccgaaatatcaccacttgtggcgatgatgttcttgttcttcactTTGATTGtgggaacagcttgatcctttcttgatgtcATTTGCGCTTTTcaatgatttgaggatagagatgagaggtagagatgtcccaccgggcgtgccaaatttgtaaacacgaattttcctgaaacaagaatacgtgtacaaaataatgttttgtattaatgattttggggttacaatctctttgtaatttgatcctctggtTCTATCTTCGtggggtgtaggtttgtggatgagctgttgatccaaagggtcgtcgaggcttgatctcaggatgaacagttgatgaatggatcttcaagggccgttgggcttgatcttgaagaatgggtgtatgggttcgttgattttttgttaatccaaagggccgttggggcttgatcttaggatgaatagatgatgaatgatgaacactttcttcaagggccgtcagggcttgatctcgaaggttgagggaagtttcttcaagggctgtcggggcttgatcttgaaggaggattttgACGAAGTACGAAGAGGGTTTTACTGATTCTTTGGGATTtacttgagagctttagagtttcaaagcttcaaggttttggtgtgatgtaaattcctccccttttctcttgatggagaagcctatttataggctttgagagtgaatcaccaccatccatttttttggtgaagtgagtggatgttgtaggtgaaataagtggagttggtaggtgaagtaaatgtgtaatgtaggtgaaatgaatggagtttgtaggtgaaatgaatgtgtgatgtaggtgaaatgaataaatgttgtaattttaatgaattggttaacatttatttcactgaaatttcggtGTCTACAATCGGTCATGTTGTTCACTTGGTTAATCGGGATTATGCAGCTATGGCTCGTGATTACTATGCTCTAAATTTCTTGTCACCTGATGTAGACGTTTCTCCAATTGTACCAGCGCTTTGTAACTTCTTTGATGATGTGCTTAATTCAACTGTGAGTGAACTTAATTTCAAGACATTTGTGGACGGTTTAGGTGCTGTCTTGTATCAGTATCCATTCAATGGTGAGTTGATgctttaactttgttttgggaCCTTCAAGCCCAACTCTTGAATTTAGCACTACACATTATAACCATAGCAAGCTGACCTGCTCGGctgggaattttttttattttatttcgaaGTTGTAATCGAGTGTCATGGGTTACGACTTATGCTTCTGGTGTATttgatttatcttttttttttcccttatccAAGAGTGCTCATTGGCATGTTTTCTAATTTGCCTTTCGGGTTAGCATATTTAGTTTAATTATTAACAAACTTCCTCTAtataagtttatatatatatcttaacTGTAAAGAGATAGAAAGAAAGTGGACCCCTTCTGTATTTCTCACTTTTCATTATTGTCAAATACAAATTGTGTATTTCTCACTTTTCTACCTTATTATCTGATTGAGTCTGATGATTTTGCTATTTTATTATTCTTCTTGCAGTCCCAGCTTATTGTGCATTGATATTAAGGTCACTTACTGTACTAGAAGGTCTAGCCCTTAATGCTGATCCTAATTTCAAGGTGCTCGCTGCTTCATACCCGTATTTCGCTAAAAGACTTCTCACGGATCCAAACCCATATCTTAGAGATGCTCTGGTTGAGTTGCTTTTTAAGGATGGGAAGCTTAGGCATGGATTCTGTTGCTATATTTATACTTATATTAGATGGTAATTGATATGTTTTGGTGTACTGAACTACTTGACAATTTGTTACTTATGTTGACTGCAGGTGGAACTGACTTGAAAACCTGTTGGTTCAGGGAAGAAAAGATAAAGATTTCTCTGCGAAAGATGCTTTACAGCCTGTATGGAAGTTAATATTGGGGTCAGATGGTGAAGAGCTCCGAACTTTAGTTATTAAGTAGGCTGTTCGTGTCACTGAAGCTTTTGTTTGGGGTACGTTTATTGATACATACAATTATATGCCCAATTTTATGAGAGCTGCACTTGCTAATGGCAATGCTAATGGACCTCTTGTAATGAGCATTGCTGAACAAGAAAGCATGATTGAGCTCCGAGATCAAGTTTTCCGGATTTGGGGACTTCTACCGTCCTCCGAAAGTTTTGATCCAACCCTTTTGCAGCCCATTTTACAAGTAAGAACCGTGTTTGTTTTCTGCATTAGTGCATTATATATGTTCTTTCTTGTTCTGGGTCTAGAAGCTGTTGTGTTGGTTATCCAGCTTTATCATCTTAGAGCTTATTCTTTTATTAGTGCATGAGTTCATCTAATATAACAAAAGAAGAAACCTCAAAGAATTCATAGGATATGTGAAACTATGTTAATGAAATATTTGCGGCCATGTTCTGTGTCTAAATATTTTAGCCTGAAGATATCTGAAATGAAGCATCCGTATGGATTGAGAAATTCTCTTTTACGTTCTTATGTTTCAAAGACTTGAAACATTTTAATCATGTGTAATAGTTTTAATTAGAGAAAACATACGTCAAAAGGATACAAAGACGTCCTaatccaaatttgaaatttattaatGGTCCTATCATGTGCCTTATTTTTGCCTTTCAGATTCTCTGTGTGATTCGTGATGATTATATTCTTCATCACACTTTACACCATGTCATTCTCTGCCTTCATCAATTAGCCTTTTACACTCTTTCAAATGAATTCACGCATTGCACATTGTCATTGAATGACCTAAAAGACTCAACTTGTTTATAAACATGTTCCGAATGATATCTCACTCGACCAGGTCCTTCAACAACCCGAGGCACGAAACCTGGGGGGGGCGTGTCATTGGCGGGATCACCCAACGTCTTGCGGCACGGTTGCTGCAACAAGTACTTCGAGTGCCAACAACGATTTCTGCTTCGACATTGTGACCGTTATTGCTGCGCTAAGCAAATATTTGTATGTGAAGTGATGAAGTTGTAATATTATTTCTACCATTTTTTCaccatcatttggtttaaatgGACTGTAATGTATATGTTTGCGTATGTCAAAATAAAGCTGAGAGCCGTTAGTGAAATCCTTGAGGGCCCTGTTTGGTGGACTGATGGGAGGGTTTATCTCCAATTAAATTGGACGTGTAATCCAGCCCACTTttaatgagaaaaattgtaacaCGGACTTGATTGGTTACAAATCCGAAATAGGAAACATAGAATGGGTTAGGTAACCCATCCTCACACACGGATACCAAGCCCTTTCTTTATAAACTTCCTCGTTTGTCACAATTTCTTCTTCGATGTGCGATCTTCTTCGATTTGGCCTTCAGTATTATCAGTTTTCCATCAATCTTCTTTGTTTCAATGCCCATTTTTTGGCGAACTCGTCTTTGGTTTGGGTTGTACAACGGGGGTGGGTGTGGGTTGATGCAAGCAACGTCGTGGGGTCACTGGTGCGGTAGACAATTTTCGCTGTATTTAGTCTTGATGAAAAaatacctacaaaacaatcaacatctTTTATTAAAGACCTAAGTTATTCTTTGTATAGAGTgagtgtttagggttttttgTATATAGAAAAACTTACCAAAATTTGGTGGAGATGAAGGTATTTATCAAGAATTAGTGACCGGTGTAGGTGTTAGGGTTTTGCTCTACAAATGGCGGCATTCTATTGGCCATGGTGTGTCATCCGTTTGATAAAGAAGGTAagaatattcccaagatattaattaggagataatatcttggGATAATGGTGGAAATTTCTTTGCTTAATTGAAATAAGGATTACTTGATAGAGTTGATCTTCAAATGAGAAGGTATTAAAAATAGGATTTAGTAattaatcctatctttaatgccTTTGACTTTTCTTTGCCACGAGTAGGAGAGCTCTGAGCAGTCGTAGTCAACTGCTTGAACCTCCAGGGATGCTGAGCTGCACGTAGGGGCGCTTGAGAGCCTTACCCATGACGACAATCTTGTCTTTCATGAGTAAAAGTCCATGTGTTGCTTTGTGGATTgttgtgattattttttgctacaCAAATGCCCCTACACTTGCTGGGTTACTGGCAGAAAAAGGCAGTAGGTGTAGAAATCCCAAGTTGCTTAGTAGATAGTTGTTTCCTAATTTGATGTAGATCTTCTACTTTGACTTGAAGATAAATTCTTTTAGGAAAGGGAAACTAATTGTCTCCCAAAACTTATTTAAGTCTGCCTTAAATAGGGGGTTCAATAAATTTGGAGAGCAAATTTTAGTAAGTAGACGGGCTTATATTGCCTATGTGGCTACATGTATTGTTGTGAAGCCTTGCGAGGCTGTTAGCCAACAGGGTCGGCAGCCGGATGTCTTTCTTACTGAAGCAAACGAATTCACGTAACCACTTGGCTGTGAGCTTCGATTTTTGGGGTGTTAAGCTGCTGAGCTTTGTTATGCGTTGTTGCCTCTAACCATGTGCTGGTTAGCAGGTCGCCAATTCTTCAATTCTTTCAGTTGTGTGGCCTGCACCATAACCTACTAAAGATTTTTGGGACATGAAATTCGCTAACTTTTCGCAATACAAGTGCAAAGTTGTCTTGAATTTCATAGGTAGTGGTTCGAAAGAATGATTGCACTTTATATAACCGATTTTGTAGGCTGCGTAGCAAGTGCATAGTTGTCTTCAATGTAAACACAAAATTCTTTAACTTGTAACATCAAAAGTGTGCAGTTGCTATGAGGTTCATGTGCCTTACCCCAAAGGGTTGTTCTGCACTTGGCAGTGCGTAAAACTCATGGGTTGTGTAGCATGTCTGCAACAGATAGAGTTTTGTATGGCGCGTGAATCGctaacctttcacaagaatgtgcagTTTTGTGAGATTTCACGGCTAACAGCTTGAAAGGCAAGTCGTAGGCAGTCTTTTGGAATCTGTAGGCTGTTTGGCATACCGACAGGGGCTTTAGGGTTCCAGGATACCATAGAGATTACTAGTTGGTCATATCAAGGATGCTCAGTTATGAATACTAGCTGGTCACATCAAGGATGCTCAACTACATGAACCCTTGTGTGCAGCTAGAGCTAGAATTCCTTATCCATATAGAGATTGCATGTGTGACATGCCAAAGATGCTCAACTGCGAATGTTAGCTGGTCATATTAATGACAATCAACCGAGTTGTCCCTTCATAGGCAGGGGAACGATATTCCGTAACACGAAGATCAGTAGGTGGACGCTAGTTGGTCACATCAACGATGCTCAATTATGGTCCATCTTCGTGGGCAACTATCCAATGACCGAACTACACAATTTACTGCCTCCATCTCAAAGGCCCGGGTCCCCACGAATTAggccaaaggaaaaaaaaaaacccttaagtTAGCTAATTGTTGggaaagaccattgtggctaatTCTAGGAATGCAGGTGCAAGTCATCGTGCACCCAGTTACACCAGGACAGCCTGACCCATCCATGTCTGGATATTCAAAGTGCCAGTTTACCCTCTCCCAGGGTGGAGAGCCTTGTATGTCCCAAAAGGGCCCGATTTCAAAGTTGGCAGGTGTGAACAGTTGTTATAAACATGTAGTTGAGCCGGGCTTGTGAATgacttctttgatttcaaagaaaTGTATCAACTTTGTTGACAGGTAGAAaatgcataacaactggataatcCCCAGCCTGCAAGGTCTTATTCGTTGAGCTACTTGAGTCTTCGAACTTTGATAGGCCTAAATAGGGGTCCGGGTGGTGATGACAGAATATGGAAAAACCAATATTTTTTGGGCAGGTACATCTTAATCTGTCAAGTTGAGGGTGCTACTATAGCGTGCTGCTTATGATGACTTGCTGTTCAGTTGCTTTGCGTGCCGGATTTGAGATGTTTTGTTTTCTGGAAAATTCTAGAAAAATATGGGCATTGTGGCACCGCTTATTATATTTCCGCACATATATGGCATGTCACTGGAAAAAAATTGGGAAGGCCTTTAAATCTTCATTTTCCCATAGCTACGCGGTTCTAACGGAAATTCAGCTTTAACTATCTTTGTATGTAAAATTGGAAACATTGGCTTtctagaaaattttgaaactttgtcATAGCGATCTTGGGCTTCTTAGTTTTCGTCTTTGACCGGCCTTGTGTTGAAATTCATCCTGATAGtcgattttttgttgaaaatcatTTGAGTATGCGTAATGAGTGTTAGGCACGATTGCATTGCCACAGAGCTTTGCACGAACACTTGCCCCCAGCAAATTTCTTCCCATGTCGAGACTCTTCTATGCTTGTTAGAGCAATTGTATCACTATTGGAGTTATTGGCTCCATCATAATCATTAACAGAAACATTTTCAGTATGTGGACTTTTGTGTGTGATGATCTTCGCGTATAATGGAGAGGTCTTCTGGAGCGCGCTACTATTGGACGATGAATGGAGGAACCTGCTTCTCATCATTAAGTTTGGGCCTTCGTGCAAAGATGAGCTAATCCACATCCTTATTCTTCTTGAATATACAAAGGTCAAGACAAAGTTCTCTTCTTGTGTCCATTTGCATGGAGAGTGGTGTGATGATTGTTtcctttaaattacaaaaatttgGCATTATGTATGCTGCCGTGGAAACAAAGGAACTAAGGGCCTTAACTTCCCTCCAAATTCTAGTGGTCGAAGTTGCCAATCTTTATTAGTTGTCGGCGGATTCTTCGATGTATTCCTGGAATGTCGGTGGGTCTTTTCTTGTTTCCTTCTATTCTCTTTGACCAATTAGACATAAACCAACATggttattgatttcaatctaATCTACCATCTTTGTGCACCTAATGTTGTTCTCGAATATTGCGGTGCGCAACAAAAGCCAAAGCCCTATTATGCCTTCTGCGGATTGTACAAGTCTAAAACCTATTTGAACctgtgtttgggttaatatgTGAACATTGGGCTTAAATAAAGGAAAGCCCAAGAGTGCCTAATTAAAGGAGACTTGCCCGAAGCCCAGCACCAAGCCCAAAGGCAAATTGAAGCCTTCTTAGCCAAATATAAGCCACTTGTTTACCATTGAAGTGACAACTGATGGAGACTAACCTACTACCAACCAAAGAACACTTTTTACTGGCATTCCAAGTAAAAagatgatgactcactaccTTTCAAATGCTTTCGGGTAAGAACAAAGTTACAACAATCGGGTTAATTTGCctataaaaggaagaaaaggccCCAGAGACAatgacactcaaccaatcaaacaaacaaacatacaaactctgctctcaagccagatttaCATTCAAAAGTTGTAATCAGCCTAGATCGTAGTCCTTTTCAAAATTATTCCCTacaaaagccatcttttgtctagtttaaagtACTGCTATCTCCCCTAGTGGCATAGTATCGATTCCCTtatgtaaacttgtttaccatccatccctttttagcatataaacccctgttaattcaaagagaagtgatcgtaagaagttcaaccttggcAGTCAAGGTGAAATCTTACCcgaagctctttgtttgttttctaaacttgtagatctattacttaatgcattctccagcatgtattcaagtcatttcTATCAGTTTTCCTACCTTAAGAGTTCTACTTGCATCTGGATCTGGTTAGCATAATGGATATGAtatcattaaaatcaatcaagaacCAAGTAAATGACTTAAAGGGATCAGGACTCCCTTCATTCgaacatacaagactatgaactaaaagtccttgtttacaaggtaagaaaaagaacttaatgtggacttaacccatccacgacaatcctttgataacaagaagtccgagtaacttggggcgcaaATAATCGActtaaaacacacttgttcCACATCTGCTATACTACTATAGCAGTGGCACGCCTAGCACTcaattagttttgattgcgagcctcaaggcctacacctaaggccccacaaaggcacatttCATAACTAATTTTGCATGTTCTTGTAGCATATCAACAAGCAAGAGCTCGACCacacatccaaagtgccaatcccttggggAGCTGTGCTAAGGTCCGCATATCCTTCTCCAAAGTAATGTTTTCCCAAACATAGTTTTGGCATGCCCGGTGGGATATCATTAGTCTTTTATGCCAATAAGAAGGAGGGAGAAAATCTACAAGTCAAACACAGAATACGGACCACCCCAGTATCTACCAAGATCGAGCATGACAAATCATCCAGAGGATTTTCCTTCCCTGCAACGACCAACTATTCTAGAAAGCCCAACTCCATCCGAAAAGTTAGGAGGGAAGGTAACCAATGAGGACTTGCAAACCACCATGGTACAAATGCTGAAAAGTATGGAGAATATCACTCTGGAAACCAGAGGAGAAGTAAGCAGACTTTGTTCTTGAACAGGGAGTTTGGAAAGAAGATTAGATCTGGAGTACTCTACTCCAAAAAATGGTTGTGCCAGGGAAGAAAATCCTGAGAATGAACCAATTATCCCTCTATCTCCTTTACTtgagaaaaagagagataaaggaaaaaacaagGAAGGATCTGGAGTTAGTCAGCCAATGTTATAAGAGATCCTAGGAACAGAGTTGCCCGACCCCCTATTATTCTTACTAGGTAGTAGGGGCAGAGCGGGCAAGACCAAACGAAGTATGGGATGCCCTAAGTAATCGGAGAATCCAGTGGGAAAGGTGAGCTCACAACTGCGGATAACCCCCCCTTATAGGCCACCACCATTGGTTAATAAAGGAGGAGGGTCCAAATGGAGGAAGCTCGAACCAAGGAAGGAGACTTACTCGGGCAACGATCATAGCCAGAAGTGGGAACTAAAGgatatatttgtgaaaactagttcatttgagcaacatctatgcatgcaattaacaattaaaacgtggaatcatgcttgtatgcactcaaaaacaaaactttacccatgaaattcaaggcctagtgagtgtagtgaaccaagactcaactcaagaacaaagtgagttgagaaatattatacctttgttgattcctctttgcataagcaaacgctaatcacccaagagatagggccttcattccttacttcttagctccatggatttcttggatgaggatggtagaatgaattctccaagttcccaaaatagagaacctctaagtctccacactaAAGAAagcattgatgaagagatgagtgacctagaggaaggaagattgctagctaagttcctctagggtggccggccttcattagagaagagagagctttgTGTTCTCTTTTCTTCCCTTAGAAAatcctaaggatgaaatggttgtaaagttgcctttataccacctcacaatagAGTTGCTAACTTGCAATTAAGGCAAGTTCACTATCCCTCTCTATATGGCCGGCCATTAAGGGTTtgttgggctttcaagccctttgtgttttcaagttgtcatacaacttgagttaatgggcttgacattcaaatctcaTTGGACCTTgtggcccaaaactaacccaagGTCTATAACAAacatattcgtttgattaattaacatattaattaatcctagccataaataattaaaccatttaattatcgtTACTAATCTCTGatttttcttcaatctctaccttactcggtgtacgatccattaggttcattttagtgaggcagtgggcgattagaactctttaaatcgattgtgaattgaaacttactttcaattctccatTTAGTGATTACTCACccttagggcttccacaaaccatgagtgacagatagcagtatgtcatggctacccaagctaatcagaagaggtggagaacctattcagtttaggattacaatgcaatacgatcTTTCTCTAacacaatactcttgaccacattgtttggtttgatagtttattcatgtctactatcctatgtgattctcttacttatatgattaccttgaatgtaatttggaacgacttcctaaatcttaTTCATACTTTGgtcagagattcttaatcatatcatagagtattctccctcaaatggtttgaaggctagagatcccttgttgcgcattcacttgctcCGTGGCTATATGGCTTAACCCtaactatgtcgtggacaccctctgaCGAAGTGACTttacatagtcaaagatcaagaacctaaccacaagacaactatgatgcctcaggtcaaggggctctttgcattatcccaaccatgagtttcTCATGTgtcatgaatatgagaactccttgttgatcgtgttcagtggactcattctctattgagcacctacatgcttgtcttggtgtcagtcacatcAATGACTAGATaccagtcactctccctaagagaagacatagcacatactgatcttaacagactgtcaatgcctaattgtcaatcctatgatcagaaacgtttaggatatgtatatgaaagagaatggtctcatgaatctaacttctttagatcacattctccagattacatattccttggacttatcgtttaagcatataacatttatatgagacggctttaaacaataatctttgccctttatattaaactagattagtttaacctGTGAAATGTcagtaaagtatcatcatatgattggctttagggcacatttccaacaaagcCTATGTGTGAAGTGGTGGCTTCCAGAGGGCACCTCACAATCAACAAAAAGCACTTTTCAAGGGCATCGATAAGTAAATAAGTGATGACTCACTGCCTCCCGAAAGCTATCAGCTAAAGGCAAAGCTTGGACAGTCGGGCCAAATTGTCTATAAAAGCAAAGAGGGACaccagagacaaggacactcaaccaatcaatcaaaagacGTACAAACTTTTTTCTTAAACAAATTTATACCTAGAAAGCAGAACTTTGTCCAGATTATGTCCTAGCAATAGTTTCCCCATAGAAAGCCATCTTTTGTCAAGTTTAGAAGCTCTACTACCTTCCCTAGTTGTTGTATAATCGATTCCTTCTGTAAAACCCTTTTACTTTTCATCCCTCAGATACAAACCTCTGTAAACACAAAGAGAAGTGGTTGCAAGAAGTTGAACATTACCCAACAAGGTTAAATCGTGCTCGAATCTCTCTTCTTTGTACTTACATATAGTAGATATGTTGTTTAATGCATTTTACTTCATGTATTTCAAATCACTTTCGACTGATCTCCACTTAAAAGTCTAATATGTAATCAAAATTTGGATAAGTTAATGAACCTGTTTTCATTTAAGCAAACTTTGATCGAGGAAATGGTTGCAATGGCCCTGAACCCCCTTCATTTTGGACATACCATGTTATaaattaaaagtccttgtttacaaggcaaaaaaaaaaaaaaaataacatgcaAACTTAACCCATATGTGACAATCCTTTGATGACAAGAAGTCTAAGTAACTTGTGGCGTAAGTAATCGGCTTAAACCTATACAAGCAGTCTGTTATACAAAAAGATAATAGTGGCACACTCAGATCCTTgctagttttgattgtgagcctcaaggcctaaacCAAAGGCCCCACAAATGCACCTTTCAAACTAACAATAAACTCTTATTGCAGCATACCAAGCAGCAAGATCTTGCTTGATAGGAAAGAAATAGCCATTTCCCCGGGGAGCTATGTGAGGGACTAGATCCAAAATCCAGCCCAAACAGTGTCATATTATGATCTTCTTGCTCATTCCATGGCCCGAGATAAAGTGCAGGAAACTCATATTACCCTTTTGTTTACTTCATTCATCTACTCAGAAAGTAACCACCAAATTCACGTTCAGAACATGAAGTATTCATTCATCTCCTCCAGTTCTTTTCCGTCTTTTGTTGCTTAATAACTTGTATTAGAAAAAAGGGTTGTCGATCGTTGAATTGTGTAAATTGTTGATTTTTCTTGCAATTAAGAGAACAACCAATAGAGAAGATTTTTCGTTGGTCGTCATGATTTTCCCTTCACGTAAAACAATCTCTTGCGTCTGATTGTGTTGCTCAGTGTGTTCGTATgtcttcaaatttttctttttgtgcgGCCACAGCACCATGAAAATTCTACCGTTATCTGGGCATTGCTATTGTTCATAGTAGAGTGATTTAGTCAGGAGGAATATGAGTTATTTCTCAATAAAAGTACCAATTGTTGGAACTAAATTCGTGCACATCCGTGGACAGAGGAAAGAATCCAGCTAGACTAGCCCATGATCTGTGGTAAAGGGAGAATGAGGTTGATTAGGGGGTATGGTTGAATCCAGAAAGGTCTACCTACATATCTTCGAGAAGGAAAATCAAACCATGGGTGTAATTCTATGAATGAATAGAGTAAACCATCCTTAACTAATAGCCTATAACGGGGCGTTGGGCAATAGTTCTTCATGGACGTGTCTACACGTAGACGGCGGCGTATGGGCCTATGCTATGCATGGATAGGATAAGTGTGTATATGTCTAAGAGAAAGATAGGTAAAGGGAGATGCGTTTGTCTATAGTAGTCTTGTAGATAATAAAGTGATGGTATCCCCTTAATAAATACCCAGACTAATGTATTTAGAGGGATCTTGAGAGTCCTTGTAGGAAGAGATGTTCATCAAATCGGAAGACTGTCTACGAGGAAATCTAGAATAAGATACCCAATCATCCTATAATTATGATTatggtaaattacactaaactacctcaactatgggttGAACCATAATCTCATACAATGTCGCacctcatcttatgaatttgttgcaatgtcatacctctggTAGTTTGTCCATCAATTTCTCTGTTAAACACTAACGTGGCCTGAGGCGGGGCCTATCCTTCATCcaattagataaaaaaaaattaatcaaatcccttataaaaaaacattgaatattactttgaaaaaaaaaattacttacaCCAACATTGTTCATCTTCTCCTTCTTTCCTTCCCACTCGATCAACCAACTCTATCTCCATCTCTTCCTTTCTCCATCACTACCACCCATTCAAACTATGAACAATCCAAAAAAGGATCTTTATctgataaaaaattataatttgataCTAAAATAAAGATCAAATCCCTAATTTCAGGAAGTGGAATCCAATAAAATTATCACTTCGGGATTCTGGGGACCTAGGGTTTTGATTATGGTGAGAATCCAATTTGCACGAAGTGGAAGGTTCTTCCATGACTTCCAGATTTCATCTTTA
This portion of the Pyrus communis unplaced genomic scaffold, drPyrComm1.1 SCAFFOLD_23, whole genome shotgun sequence genome encodes:
- the LOC137724268 gene encoding protein ACTIVITY OF BC1 COMPLEX KINASE 3, chloroplastic-like isoform X1, encoding MARDYYALNFLSPDVDVSPIVPALCNFFDDVLNSTVSELNFKTFVDGLGAVLYQYPFNVPAYCALILRSLTVLEGLALNADPNFKVLAASYPYFAKRLLTDPNPYLRDALVELLFKDGKLRWN
- the LOC137724268 gene encoding protein ACTIVITY OF BC1 COMPLEX KINASE 3, chloroplastic-like isoform X2, with amino-acid sequence MARDYYALNFLSPDVDVSPIVPALCNFFDDVLNSTVSELNFKTFVDGLGAVLYQYPFNVPAYCALILRSLTVLEGLALNADPNFKVELT